In Cervus elaphus chromosome 5, mCerEla1.1, whole genome shotgun sequence, the following proteins share a genomic window:
- the ZNF10 gene encoding zinc finger protein 10 isoform X1 yields the protein MEAELLTARSHTLVTFKDILVNFTREEWKLLDTAQQIMYKDVMLENYRNLVSLGHQLPKPDVILRLEKGEEPWLVEKEIHQETHPDLETPVEIKSTFSKSISKDKYSCDVKMERMAKSDLWYLSLEEVWTCGGQLDRPQDSQERHLRQVAFTQKKVLPQERVYENRKYRGNCLLPAQLVLQEYFYKHDSNPKNLKHSLVFSGHQESCASNSNESSQTFCQNIHLIQFARTQAGDKSYRCPDNSSLTHGASLGISKGTHREKPYECKECGKFFSWRSNLTRHRLIHTGEKPYECKECGKSFSRSSHLIGHQKTHTGEEPYECKECGKSFSWFSHLVTHQRTHTGDKLYTCNQCGKSFVHSSRLIRHQRTHTGEKPYECPECGKSFRQSTHLILHQRTHVRVRPYECSECGKSYSQRSHLVVHHRTHTGLKPFECKDCGKCFSRSSHLFSHQRTHTGEKPYECHDCGKSFSQSSALIVHQRIHTGEKPYECCQCGKAFIRKNDLIKHQRVHVGDETYKCNQCGIIFSQNSPLIVYQIAHTGEQFLTCNQCGTTLVNTPNVIRYQTNLIRENAY from the exons ATGGAGGCTGAGTTGCTAACTGCCCGGTCCCAC ACACTGGTGACCTTCAAGGACATACTTGTGAACTTCACCAGGGAAGAGTGGAAACTGTTGGACACTGCTCAGCAGATCATGTACAAAGATGTGATGCTGGAAAACTACAGAAACCTGGTGTCTTTAG GGCATCAGCTTCCCAAACCAGATGTGATCCTGCGGTTGGAGAAGGGGGAGGAGCCATGGCTGGTGGAGAAAGAGATTCACCAAGAGACCCATCCAG atttggaAACTCCAGTTGAAATTAAATCAACTTTCAGTAAGAGCATTTCTAAAGATAAATACTCCTGTGATGTTAAAATGGAAAGAATGGCAAAGAGTGATCTCTGGTATTTGTCACTGGAAGAAGTCTGGACATGTGGTGGTCAGTTGGACAGGCCCCAGGACAGCCAGGAGAGACATCTGAGGCAAGTGGCATTCACCCAAAAGAAAGTACTTCCTCAGGAGAGGGTATATGAAAATAGGAAGTACAGGGGAAACTGTCTTCTGCCTGCTCAACTAGTACTGCAAGAGTATTTCTATAAACATGACTCAAATCCTAAAAATTTGAAACACAGTTTGGTTTTCAGTGGTCATCAGGAAAGCTGTGCAAGCAACAGTAATGAATCCAGTCAAACTTTCTGTCAAAACATCCACCTTATTCAATTTGCAAGAACTCAAGCAGGAGATAAATCATACAGATGCCCTGATAACAGTTCTCTTACTCATGGTGCATCCCTTGGTATATCAAAAGGTACTCATAGAGAAAAACCCTacgaatgtaaggaatgtggaaaattcttcagttgGCGTTCTAATCTTACCAGGCACCGACTTattcatactggagaaaaaccttatgaatgtaaggaatgtggaaaaTCTTTCAGCCGAAGTTCTCACCTCATTGGACATCAAAAGACTCATACCGGTGAAGAACCCTATGAGTGTAAAGAATGTGGGAAATCCTTCAGCTGGTTCTCTCACCTTGTTACCCATCAGAGAACTCATACAGGAGACAAACTGTACACGTGTAATCAATGTGGAAAGTCTTTCGTTCACAGCTCTAGGCTTATTAGGCACCAGagaactcacactggagagaaaccttatgaatgtcctgaatgtgggaaatctttcAGACAGAGCACACATCTCATTCTGCATCAGAGAACTCATGTTAGAGTGAGGCCCTAtgaatgcagtgaatgtgggaagtcTTACAGCCAGAGATCTCACCTTGTTGTCCACCACAGAACTCACACTGGGCTGAAACCGTTTGAGTGTAAagactgtggaaaatgcttcagTCGAAGCTCTCACCTTTTCTCACATCAGAGAACccatactggggagaaaccataTGAATGCCAtgactgtggaaaatcctttagCCAGAGTTCTGCCCTCATTGTAcaccaaagaattcatactggagagaaaccgtaTGAGTGTTGTcagtgtgggaaagccttcattAGAAAGAATGACCTTATTAAGCATCAGAGGGTTCATGTTGGAGATGAGACCTATAAATGTAATCAGTGTGGAATCATCTTCAGCCAGAACTCTCCACTTATAGTATATCAAATAGCTCACACCGGAGAGCAGTTCCTAACATGTAATCAGTGTGGGACAACACTTGTTAATACCCCTAATGTTATTAGATACCAGACAAATCTTATTAGGGAAAATGCATATTAA
- the ZNF10 gene encoding zinc finger protein 10 isoform X2, with amino-acid sequence MYKDVMLENYRNLVSLGHQLPKPDVILRLEKGEEPWLVEKEIHQETHPDLETPVEIKSTFSKSISKDKYSCDVKMERMAKSDLWYLSLEEVWTCGGQLDRPQDSQERHLRQVAFTQKKVLPQERVYENRKYRGNCLLPAQLVLQEYFYKHDSNPKNLKHSLVFSGHQESCASNSNESSQTFCQNIHLIQFARTQAGDKSYRCPDNSSLTHGASLGISKGTHREKPYECKECGKFFSWRSNLTRHRLIHTGEKPYECKECGKSFSRSSHLIGHQKTHTGEEPYECKECGKSFSWFSHLVTHQRTHTGDKLYTCNQCGKSFVHSSRLIRHQRTHTGEKPYECPECGKSFRQSTHLILHQRTHVRVRPYECSECGKSYSQRSHLVVHHRTHTGLKPFECKDCGKCFSRSSHLFSHQRTHTGEKPYECHDCGKSFSQSSALIVHQRIHTGEKPYECCQCGKAFIRKNDLIKHQRVHVGDETYKCNQCGIIFSQNSPLIVYQIAHTGEQFLTCNQCGTTLVNTPNVIRYQTNLIRENAY; translated from the exons ATGTACAAAGATGTGATGCTGGAAAACTACAGAAACCTGGTGTCTTTAG GGCATCAGCTTCCCAAACCAGATGTGATCCTGCGGTTGGAGAAGGGGGAGGAGCCATGGCTGGTGGAGAAAGAGATTCACCAAGAGACCCATCCAG atttggaAACTCCAGTTGAAATTAAATCAACTTTCAGTAAGAGCATTTCTAAAGATAAATACTCCTGTGATGTTAAAATGGAAAGAATGGCAAAGAGTGATCTCTGGTATTTGTCACTGGAAGAAGTCTGGACATGTGGTGGTCAGTTGGACAGGCCCCAGGACAGCCAGGAGAGACATCTGAGGCAAGTGGCATTCACCCAAAAGAAAGTACTTCCTCAGGAGAGGGTATATGAAAATAGGAAGTACAGGGGAAACTGTCTTCTGCCTGCTCAACTAGTACTGCAAGAGTATTTCTATAAACATGACTCAAATCCTAAAAATTTGAAACACAGTTTGGTTTTCAGTGGTCATCAGGAAAGCTGTGCAAGCAACAGTAATGAATCCAGTCAAACTTTCTGTCAAAACATCCACCTTATTCAATTTGCAAGAACTCAAGCAGGAGATAAATCATACAGATGCCCTGATAACAGTTCTCTTACTCATGGTGCATCCCTTGGTATATCAAAAGGTACTCATAGAGAAAAACCCTacgaatgtaaggaatgtggaaaattcttcagttgGCGTTCTAATCTTACCAGGCACCGACTTattcatactggagaaaaaccttatgaatgtaaggaatgtggaaaaTCTTTCAGCCGAAGTTCTCACCTCATTGGACATCAAAAGACTCATACCGGTGAAGAACCCTATGAGTGTAAAGAATGTGGGAAATCCTTCAGCTGGTTCTCTCACCTTGTTACCCATCAGAGAACTCATACAGGAGACAAACTGTACACGTGTAATCAATGTGGAAAGTCTTTCGTTCACAGCTCTAGGCTTATTAGGCACCAGagaactcacactggagagaaaccttatgaatgtcctgaatgtgggaaatctttcAGACAGAGCACACATCTCATTCTGCATCAGAGAACTCATGTTAGAGTGAGGCCCTAtgaatgcagtgaatgtgggaagtcTTACAGCCAGAGATCTCACCTTGTTGTCCACCACAGAACTCACACTGGGCTGAAACCGTTTGAGTGTAAagactgtggaaaatgcttcagTCGAAGCTCTCACCTTTTCTCACATCAGAGAACccatactggggagaaaccataTGAATGCCAtgactgtggaaaatcctttagCCAGAGTTCTGCCCTCATTGTAcaccaaagaattcatactggagagaaaccgtaTGAGTGTTGTcagtgtgggaaagccttcattAGAAAGAATGACCTTATTAAGCATCAGAGGGTTCATGTTGGAGATGAGACCTATAAATGTAATCAGTGTGGAATCATCTTCAGCCAGAACTCTCCACTTATAGTATATCAAATAGCTCACACCGGAGAGCAGTTCCTAACATGTAATCAGTGTGGGACAACACTTGTTAATACCCCTAATGTTATTAGATACCAGACAAATCTTATTAGGGAAAATGCATATTAA